Sequence from the Parvicella tangerina genome:
TCTTTTTCATTTATTAAATTTTTATTGTCCTAACAAATAAGCCATATTAATGGCAGCTTCATTGTGTTTTTTTATTGAATATATGTAGTCTTTTTTTACTTGGATTCCTCTTTCAAGAATTTGTAAATAACTCATGAAATCAATGCTTCCACTTTCAAAACTTTGTTGCGCATTTTTAATCATCAAATCTGATTGTGGTAGGCCTGTTATTTCATAATATGAAAGATTCTGCATTTCTTTATACAATTGCTGTAATTGAATTTCGAACTGGTTATTTATAGAAATGAAATAGCTATCTGAATTAATTTGAGCATTCTCTATTTCAATTTTAGCCGAAATTATTTTTGATTTGTATGAACCAAAAAACAACGGAATGTTAATACCAAACTGCACTCCTGTAAAGCGATCACTCATAGTTGCTTCGGAGCCTGACTGAGTAGGTGTACCAATCAATGACTGATTAAAATATCCAACCGATAAATCTGGCATAAATTGAGCTTTACTAGCTTTGATTTTTGCACTTGCAATTTCTACTTGTTGATTTGTAAAAGCTAAAAAAGGGTTATTGGCTAATAACGAACTATCTTGCAAATAAGCCATTTCCATTTTAATCAATTCATTTGGCATGAAATTCAAACCGATTGAATCATTGAGAAGAATACTAATTTCTTTTTGCTGAATTAAATTATCGGCATTCAAGATACTTAGCATATTTTTTATCTCTAATAGTTTCGATTCAGCCGTCACTTTCTCAAGTAGATTCGTTTCTTCTACTTCATATCTAATCTGAGCTGCCTCAACAAATTTTGACATTAACGAATCTTCATAAACTAATAGTTTATTATACTCATTCAGGTATGCTAATTGATTCCATCCTTTTCTGATTAACCATCGTAGTTTGTTTCTGACCACCTCCAATTCTAGTTCTGAGCCCACAACTTGCTCCTTTGCTAAGTTCCATTGAGAGGTATAAACAGTGGGGAATTCAAAATCCTGCGAAATACTAAACCCAAAGTCGTTTTCAGTACTATTGTATTGTCCGTACTGACCATTGAAATTGGTTTTACTGGGATTAAAGGTTCCCTTTTTGTTCTGTTGACTCAGTAGTATTTGGTTTTCAGCCAACTTTACTTCATTGTTGTTTTGAAACCCAATTGTTATTGCTTGGTCAACATCAGTTATGACACTATCGGTTTGACTTTTTCCACTGAACGGTAGCGTCATTAAACCTACAACAATTAGAATTGAAGCTAAACTGCCATTTGGTTTAAGGTTTTTGCGGTTACTCATTTGTTCTGTCCATTTATAAAGTATCGGTAATACAAATAGCGTTAAGAATGTTGCTGTGATCATTCCTCCAATTACAACTGTAGCCAATGGTTGTTGAACCTCAGCTCCGGCTGATGTAGATATTGCCATGGGTAAAAATCCAAGAATATCGGTCAAGGCAGTTAAGAGAATTGGTCTAATTCTTCGTTTTGCACCCAATTTGATTCGTTCATTCAAGTCGTTAACTCCCTCATCCTTAAGCTCATTCCAACCACTAATAAGCACCAATCCGTTCAGCACGGCTACTCCAAACAACACTATAAATCCCACCCCAGCTGATATGCTGAAAGGCATTCCACGCATCCACAAAAAGAATACACCTCCAATTGCAGCTAATGGAATTGCCATGTAGATCATTAATGATTGTTTGAATGATTTTAAAGCAAAAAGGATTAAAATGAAGATCAGTCCTAAAGCAATTGGCACCACAATTTGAAGCCTCGCACTTGCCCGTTCTAAATTCTCAAATGCTCCTCCATACCGGATGTAATATCCTGGTGGAAGGGTTAATTCTGCATCTAGTTTTTGCTTAATCTCTTCAACCAGAGATTTAACATCTCTTCCTCTCACATTGATTCCAACATATGATCTTCTGTTTGTATTATCTCTACTGATTTGCATAGGTCCTGATTGATAGCTTATATCTGCTATCTCTTTCATTGGAATTTGAGATCCATTAGAAGCGGTCACATAAAGGTTATTGATGTCATCGATGCTTTGTTTGTGTTCCTCATCTAATCTCACTACAAGATCAAAACGTTTTTCCCCTTCAAAGATCACTCCTGCTATTCCTCCTGCAAAGGCTGTTTGGATGAGACTATTCAATTCATTGATTTGTAACCCGTATTGAGCCACTTTTGCTCTATTGTAATGAACTGTGATCTGAGGCAGGCCACTCGTTGCCTCTGCTTTCATATCTCCAATTCCATCAATACCAGCTATGATCTTACTTATTTCTTCTACTTTTTCTGAAAGAATATCAAGATCATCACCGTACAACTTTATGGCAACATCTTCTCGAACTCCAGTGATCAATTCATTAAAACGCATTTCAATAGGTTGTGTAAATTCATAATTCACTCCTGGCACTTTTTCTAATCGTTCTTTCATCATGTCAATCAACTCTGACTTTGATCTGCCCGTTCCCCATTCGTCTTCTGGATGCAGGATTACAAAAACGTCAGCAATATCCATTGGCATTGGATCCGTAGGAACATCTGCCACTCCAATTCTACTGTATATATGTTTTACTTCAGGGAATTCTTCCATTACGATCTGTTCAATTTCGGTAGTGGTTTCAATGGTTTCAGATAATGAAGAACCTGGTTTTAAGATGGCATGAAAAGCAATGTCACCCTCATCTAATTGAGGGATAAACTCACCGCCCATTTTACTAAAAGTAAATACGGCAAATGCCAGTAATGTCAAGGCTCCTAAGACAACCCATTTTCCGACTTTAAGCACACCTCCCAGAGTTTTATCATAAATGCGTTCAAAAAACTCAACTAATTTGTCTCCCCATGATTTTTTCTTAGCCCCAGGTCTTAAAAACCAAGCTGACATCATTGGTACATAGGTTAAGCACAGAATCATTACACCAATCATGGCAAACATGAATGTTAGTGCCATGGGTTTGAACATCTTTCCTTCTACACCTTGTAAGGCTAGAATAGGAATAAACACAATTAAAATGATCAACTGCCCAAA
This genomic interval carries:
- a CDS encoding CusA/CzcA family heavy metal efflux RND transporter; this translates as MINQIINFSIKNKLLIGLMTVALIAGGFWSMTKVPLDAVPDITNNQVQVITQAPNLGTEDIEQFVTYPVEIAMSNLPGVVEIRSVSRFGLSVVTIVFEDDMGTYLPRQLVSEKLNQVKNDIPSEFGEPEMGPISTGLGEIYQYTLEVDEAHKDEYSPVDLRTIQDWIVKRQMSMVSGVVEVNAFGGDVKQYEVTVDPDKLKNMNVTMLEVFSALEGNNQNTGGAYIEKDHYANFIRGEGLARTLEDIEHIVIKNVNSIPITVKDVATVQFGKAIKYGSFTKDGKGEAVGGMILMLKGANSNDVINAVKERIDEIQKSLPNGVRIEPFLDRSDLIAKTTGTVSQNLIEGALIVIFVLVFLLGNWRGGLIVASTIPLSLLFAFILMHVFGVWANLMSLGAIDFGIIVDGAVIIVEGTVFLMHDKLLKGQKINAEDRDEIAKKSASKMMNSAFFGQLIILIVFIPILALQGVEGKMFKPMALTFMFAMIGVMILCLTYVPMMSAWFLRPGAKKKSWGDKLVEFFERIYDKTLGGVLKVGKWVVLGALTLLAFAVFTFSKMGGEFIPQLDEGDIAFHAILKPGSSLSETIETTTEIEQIVMEEFPEVKHIYSRIGVADVPTDPMPMDIADVFVILHPEDEWGTGRSKSELIDMMKERLEKVPGVNYEFTQPIEMRFNELITGVREDVAIKLYGDDLDILSEKVEEISKIIAGIDGIGDMKAEATSGLPQITVHYNRAKVAQYGLQINELNSLIQTAFAGGIAGVIFEGEKRFDLVVRLDEEHKQSIDDINNLYVTASNGSQIPMKEIADISYQSGPMQISRDNTNRRSYVGINVRGRDVKSLVEEIKQKLDAELTLPPGYYIRYGGAFENLERASARLQIVVPIALGLIFILILFALKSFKQSLMIYMAIPLAAIGGVFFLWMRGMPFSISAGVGFIVLFGVAVLNGLVLISGWNELKDEGVNDLNERIKLGAKRRIRPILLTALTDILGFLPMAISTSAGAEVQQPLATVVIGGMITATFLTLFVLPILYKWTEQMSNRKNLKPNGSLASILIVVGLMTLPFSGKSQTDSVITDVDQAITIGFQNNNEVKLAENQILLSQQNKKGTFNPSKTNFNGQYGQYNSTENDFGFSISQDFEFPTVYTSQWNLAKEQVVGSELELEVVRNKLRWLIRKGWNQLAYLNEYNKLLVYEDSLMSKFVEAAQIRYEVEETNLLEKVTAESKLLEIKNMLSILNADNLIQQKEISILLNDSIGLNFMPNELIKMEMAYLQDSSLLANNPFLAFTNQQVEIASAKIKASKAQFMPDLSVGYFNQSLIGTPTQSGSEATMSDRFTGVQFGINIPLFFGSYKSKIISAKIEIENAQINSDSYFISINNQFEIQLQQLYKEMQNLSYYEITGLPQSDLMIKNAQQSFESGSIDFMSYLQILERGIQVKKDYIYSIKKHNEAAINMAYLLGQ